One segment of Schistocerca cancellata isolate TAMUIC-IGC-003103 chromosome 2, iqSchCanc2.1, whole genome shotgun sequence DNA contains the following:
- the LOC126151494 gene encoding cuticle protein 19.8-like, with the protein MPPRTKVTRRRNTFSRLCRTLDTYLSGSSDHRATPHPPPPLPGQLQQSPEMQSVAVLACLLAAAHAGLVAPPHLPAAPAPAPAHLVAYDHYAPPSYRFDYAVADSHTGDAKTQFEHRDGDRVTGAYSLIDADGTTRIVEYTADDHNGFQAVVKRVGHPTPAPPRAVVVAAPAPAPAAHAPVYAAPAPAPAPVAHAAVYAAPAAHAPVYAAPAPAPVAHAAVYAAPAAHAPVHAAPAAVSVAPAPAAHAYSYPAPAHGPAPYHG; encoded by the coding sequence ATGCCGCCAAGGACGAAGGTTACGCGACGCCGAAATACTTTCTCCCGGCTCTGCCGGACGTTAGACACGTACTTAAGCGGGAGCAGCGACCACAGAGCCACACCACACCCACCTCCCCCGTTGCCAGGACAGCTGCAGCAGTCGCCCGAGATGCAGAGTGTCGCCGTCCTCGCCTGCCTGCTGGCCGCCGCCCACGCCGGGCTCGTAGCGCCGCCCCACCTCCCTGCGGCTCCAGCGCCGGCGCCGGCCCACCTCGTCGCCTACGACCACTACGCGCCGCCCAGCTACAGGTTCGACTACGCCGTGGCCGACTCGCACACGGGCGACGCCAAGACGCAGTTCGAGCACCGCGACGGCGACCGCGTGACCGGCGCCTACAGCCTCATCGACGCCGACGGCACGACCCGCATCGTCGAGTACACGGCCGACGACCACAACGGCTTCCAGGCGGTCGTGAAGCGCGTCGGACACCCGACGCCGGCGCCGCCCAGGGCCGTGGTCGTGGCCGCCCCCGCTCCGGCACCCGCCGCCCACGCGCCGGTGTACGCCGCCCCTGCCCCGGCTCCAGCCCCCGTCGCCCACGCCGCAGTTTATGCTGCCCCCGCCGCCCACGCGCCGGTGTACGCCGCCCCCGCCCCAGCCCCCGTCGCCCACGCCGCTGTTTATGCTGCCCCTGCCGCCCACGCTCCGGTGCACGCCGCCCCCGCAGCTGTTTCGGTCGCCCCCGCTCCCGCCGCCCACGCATACTCGTACCCGGCACCCGCGCACGGTCCCGCGCCTTACCACGGGTAG